CGCTTGTCGGCAAGGTTATTTGCGAAGACCCGCAGTAGCCGAATGGCTGCACTATCGATATCGCTGTGCTCATTGTCGACATCGGTTTTTGCTCGCGTTTGAATGGGGCTGGCGGCTCCCAGCATTACCTCTGCACATTCGAGGACGACTCGGCGCTGACGATCGACACGGTGCACGTCGCCGTCTGGCCACGGCGCACAGTACATTCCCAATGCCGTAAGAAATGTATTCAGCGCAACGCCATCACCTTCTGTGACGCCCAAGCCCTCCCGCTCCCACTTGATGAAAAGACCAAGAAACTGAATGGTCTCCCCATCATCAGGATCATAGAAGTGACCCAGTTTCTGCTCCGATTTAACAAACCTGCGCGCCGCGTCTAGCGCCGCTGTTCCGGGGTGCACAATTGCAGGAATAAGGCTGCCTCGAACACGGTCGGCAAACCTGCGAAGTGTCGTGGTTGGTTTCACCCATACCGGCGAATCGAGAATGCGGCGAATTCCGGCGTCTGACACGATGTGTGGTCCCTTCTAGGCGGGTAAGAACCCGGTCGCCGTCCGGAAAGGACAATCAGGCGGCAACCGGATTCGTAGGCCGGGGATCAACCGGCCATCCCGTTAGCGACATTATAAACGATTGGCGTACATCTCGTCGCGGTCTGGCCCACCACAAGGCCCTACAGGCCGACCAGTGCGATTGAGCGTCGCAGGTGCCAGCGGTCGTCCGGACAGGCTTGGACGCAATACAGCGCAAACCAAGCGGTCAATTCTCCTTGCGGCGCCCGCAGCCGCACGTTACCGTCGTAGGTGAACGGCCGATGCCAGCTCGATGAGCTACCTAGCCTAATGACCCCAACCCTGCATGGGAGGTTGAGCCATGTTCCGACTTTGTTTCGTGACTGTTCTGTGTCTGTTTTCGTCCACCGCTTCCGCGATCGTGGTCTCCGAAGGCGACTACTACGAAAAACTGGTTGTTGAAGGCGAGTTCCTGATGACCGGCGGCGTGGTGGAGGACTTGAAGTTGTTTGCGGACGCCAGCACCCGCACGTTCTACATTGAGGGCGGCACTGTTGGGGTTCATCAATACAGCGGCATTTGGGTTGACAGCGGCACGGTGGATATTTCTGGCGGCACAATTTTCAGCGGCATCGAACGGCAGAGGAGCGCCAAGGTGGTGCTGCATGGCTCCTATTTCCAGTACGTCGACAAGTTACGTGACGAGCACAACAGCCATCAGATTCGCGGTTGGTTGGACGACGGCTCGTTTATTAACATTGGGGTTGTGGGTGATGGTAGCTATCCAGCGCTAAATCCTCCCATCGAATTCGTCATCACGCCCAGCGACGGCCTGCGCGGCGATACGGACGGCGACTGGTCGGTTGGCATTGGCGATCTCAATGCGGTCCGCAACAACTTCGGTGATCGCGCCGGTCGCGAATACGGCGATGTGGACGACGACGGCGATGTGGACGTGAGTGACTTAAACATCGTTCGCAACGCTTTCAATCCCGTGCAGTTTTTCGACCCTGCTGGTGAGCTTCCCGGCACATTGTTTGAAGTCACAGTCACACAATCCACGAGCGGCTATCGCACGTCCATCAATCTCGCCCAACCCGTGCCAGAGCCTTCGACGTTCGGCATCATGGCGCTCGGTGCAGGGTTACTGTCATGTGCTCTTGGACGACGTCGTTATTGGAAGTCGCGGTTCCGGTAACTCAGCTTTGGGGTCACTCGTGAAGTTCTCGGCACCTCTAACGCCCTGCATGACCCCCGCTTTGGGCCAGATATTTCCCATTGTGTTGACGCAGCCAAAGCTCCCGATCCCAGCACACTGGCCCCTCGCTGGCGTCGCGATTATGGCACTGTCTCTCCTTATTTGGCCCGGCTGTCCACCGAGTTGACGATGAACCAAAAGGCTGGGCTCGCGCAGTGCGAAACAGTCGTCGATGGACAATCTGCTAAGAGCTAGTCGGCTGGGCGGGCCAAAGGGGCGCATGCTCCGCCGCTACGGCAGAAGCGACTTCGCCGCAACGACTTATCGCGATGCAGGTGGCATGGCGTTTTTGCTAAGAGGCTGAGGTGAAGCCCTCCCCCCTCATTCGTGCATTTCCGCCTGCACTGCTTGAATCAGCCGCCGCTCCAAATCGGCAGCACGCTCGTACAACTCCTCCCGGGACATCCCGTCCACCCGCCGCTGATTTTCCTCTTCCTGTCGGCGACGCGCTTCATCCGCCGCCGGGATGAGCCGGCAGACGGCGCTCAGCATGCCTGCCTTTGCCATGGAGGGTGCCTTGGGATCGCGGAGCACCTCCACCATCGCTCGTGACACGCCTGCTGCGCCGCCAAAATGACTGTAGGCGACCCG
This Planctomycetia bacterium DNA region includes the following protein-coding sequences:
- a CDS encoding PEP-CTERM sorting domain-containing protein, which codes for MFRLCFVTVLCLFSSTASAIVVSEGDYYEKLVVEGEFLMTGGVVEDLKLFADASTRTFYIEGGTVGVHQYSGIWVDSGTVDISGGTIFSGIERQRSAKVVLHGSYFQYVDKLRDEHNSHQIRGWLDDGSFINIGVVGDGSYPALNPPIEFVITPSDGLRGDTDGDWSVGIGDLNAVRNNFGDRAGREYGDVDDDGDVDVSDLNIVRNAFNPVQFFDPAGELPGTLFEVTVTQSTSGYRTSINLAQPVPEPSTFGIMALGAGLLSCALGRRRYWKSRFR